The proteins below come from a single Longimicrobium sp. genomic window:
- a CDS encoding ABC transporter ATP-binding protein, translating to MTAPIISVRGLRKTYGGVHAVDGLDLEVHAGEVFALLGPNGAGKTTTIEILEGYRRRSGGEVTVLGQDPARAGAAWRARVGVVLQEATDAGLLTVEETVRHFAGYYARPRDPDEVIELVGLTDRRGSRVRRLSGGQRRRLDVALGILGRPALVFMDEPTTGFDPEARRKFWQVIRSLAAEGTTVLLTTHYLDEAEALADRAAVIAKGQLVAVGKPSELNNRNLAQPMVRWLDAGSVRAQRTPTPTALIAELGRRLGGEVPGLSVHQPTLEDVYLDLVGHVAEEPGGMAAIPVAIPLPEHAQGQPA from the coding sequence ATGACCGCTCCAATCATCTCCGTGCGCGGCCTGCGCAAGACGTACGGCGGCGTGCACGCCGTGGACGGGCTCGACCTGGAAGTGCACGCGGGCGAGGTGTTCGCGCTGCTGGGCCCCAACGGCGCCGGCAAGACCACCACCATCGAGATCCTGGAAGGCTACCGCCGGCGCAGCGGCGGCGAGGTCACGGTGCTGGGCCAGGACCCCGCCCGCGCCGGGGCCGCGTGGCGGGCCCGCGTGGGCGTGGTGCTGCAGGAGGCCACCGACGCCGGCCTGCTGACCGTGGAGGAGACGGTGCGCCACTTCGCCGGCTACTACGCCCGCCCCCGCGACCCGGACGAGGTCATCGAGCTGGTGGGGCTCACCGACAGGCGCGGCTCGCGCGTCCGCAGGCTCTCCGGCGGGCAGCGGCGGCGGCTGGACGTGGCGCTGGGGATCCTCGGCAGGCCGGCCCTCGTCTTCATGGACGAGCCCACGACCGGGTTCGACCCGGAGGCGCGCCGCAAGTTCTGGCAGGTGATCCGCTCGCTGGCGGCGGAGGGCACCACCGTGCTGCTGACCACCCACTACCTGGACGAGGCCGAGGCGCTCGCCGACCGCGCGGCCGTCATCGCCAAGGGGCAGCTGGTGGCCGTGGGCAAGCCCAGCGAGCTCAACAACCGCAACCTGGCCCAGCCGATGGTGCGCTGGCTGGACGCCGGCTCCGTCCGCGCGCAGCGCACCCCCACCCCCACCGCGCTCATCGCCGAGCTGGGCCGCCGCCTGGGCGGCGAGGTGCCGGGGCTGTCGGTGCACCAGCCCACGCTGGAAGACGTCTACCTCGACCTGGTGGGCCACGTAGCCGAGGAACCCGGCGGCATGGCGGCGATCCCCGTCGCCATCCCCCTCCCGGAGCACGCACAAGGACAACCCGCATGA
- a CDS encoding ATP-grasp domain-containing protein, whose protein sequence is MSATATDEIVIIVHDTGFAWVEQTALALRASGCRIGLVTGSSSPAELERLRGQADDVVAVDDPTDAGQVADAGRRLSEGRRLTALLSGNDGCVLSAAAAAEQLGVGRVSARAIALARNKYAARQVLRDAGCPVPRFALLSSEADAAEVARTVGFPAIVKPVNGTGSHLVFRVGSEAELAEAYRTLAERLPASGNGRLYSTPLAGTDGGGSSVDPQRTFLVESMLSGREFCLDLVIRDGEIEQLPLIDKPLIDGRFFELAFATPPFDMPPDREARIRAAVSAAVRAIGLDNTMAHVEVIDDETFGPTIVEVNAGRPGGPNSYTLYRLTTGVDTAAELLAVSRGLRAPRAAAVLPTPLASLSIFAEQAGRLRAVHGVERLAAHPDVMQVVKVRGPGDVVSEERETQVLLIVAAGFFDAEDLAATFEELKSMVRLEFEPDAPVGYGEIEISGDRALAALQPERIA, encoded by the coding sequence ATGAGCGCAACCGCAACGGACGAGATCGTCATCATCGTCCACGACACCGGGTTCGCCTGGGTGGAGCAGACGGCGCTGGCGCTGCGGGCGAGCGGCTGCCGCATCGGGCTGGTGACGGGCTCCAGCTCGCCGGCGGAGCTGGAGCGGCTGCGCGGCCAGGCGGACGACGTGGTGGCGGTGGACGATCCCACCGACGCCGGCCAGGTGGCGGACGCGGGACGGCGGCTGTCGGAGGGCCGCCGCCTCACCGCGCTGCTCTCGGGCAACGACGGCTGCGTGCTGAGCGCGGCGGCGGCGGCCGAGCAACTGGGGGTGGGGCGCGTGTCCGCGCGCGCCATTGCCCTGGCCCGCAACAAGTACGCTGCCCGGCAGGTGCTGCGCGACGCCGGGTGCCCCGTGCCGCGCTTCGCCCTCCTCTCCTCGGAGGCGGACGCCGCCGAGGTCGCCCGCACGGTCGGCTTTCCGGCGATCGTGAAGCCGGTCAACGGCACGGGGAGCCACCTGGTGTTCAGGGTGGGGAGCGAAGCGGAGCTGGCCGAGGCGTACCGCACCCTGGCCGAGCGGCTCCCGGCGTCCGGCAACGGGCGCCTCTACTCCACCCCCCTGGCCGGCACGGACGGCGGCGGGAGCAGCGTGGACCCGCAGCGGACCTTCCTGGTGGAGAGCATGCTGAGCGGCCGGGAGTTCTGCCTGGACCTCGTCATCCGCGACGGCGAGATCGAGCAGCTTCCGCTGATCGACAAGCCGCTCATCGACGGCCGCTTCTTCGAGCTGGCCTTCGCCACCCCGCCCTTCGACATGCCCCCCGACCGGGAGGCGCGGATCCGCGCGGCGGTGAGCGCCGCCGTGCGGGCCATCGGGCTCGACAACACGATGGCGCACGTGGAAGTGATCGACGACGAGACGTTTGGGCCCACCATCGTGGAGGTCAACGCCGGCCGCCCCGGCGGGCCCAACTCCTACACTCTGTACCGCCTCACCACCGGCGTCGACACCGCCGCGGAGCTCCTGGCGGTGTCGCGCGGGCTGCGGGCGCCGCGCGCGGCGGCGGTGCTCCCCACGCCGCTCGCCTCCCTCTCCATCTTCGCGGAGCAGGCGGGGCGCCTGCGGGCCGTCCACGGAGTCGAGCGGCTGGCGGCGCATCCGGACGTCATGCAGGTGGTGAAGGTGCGCGGTCCCGGCGACGTGGTGAGCGAGGAGCGCGAGACGCAGGTGCTCCTCATCGTGGCCGCCGGCTTCTTCGACGCGGAGGACCTCGCGGCGACCTTCGAGGAGCTGAAGAGCATGGTTCGGCTCGAGTTCGAGCCGGACGCCCCCGTCGGCTACGGGGAGATCGAGATCAGCGGCGATCGCGCCCTGGCCGCCCTTCAACCAGAGAGGATCGCATGA
- a CDS encoding beta-ketoacyl synthase N-terminal-like domain-containing protein, translating to MHNEQHTHDDGTHTDAASVEPIAIIGLAVRVPGAENEKEFWQNLVDGKESIRFYTREEQMAMGVSASTLDQPTWVSAAPVMPHMESFDAELFGMTKREVELTDPHHRTFLELSNTAFEDAGYDPARFEGAVGVYAGAGHLRYQWLNLRKNRQFWSGAGGQLSVTVSNSPDYVATTASYKLNLRGPSLTVQTACSTAAVALHLACEALRNGECEMALAGGANIELPHGVGYASVEGFTSPDGHCRPFDAAAEGTLWGSGAGVVLVKRLADAIADGDNVRAVILGNAINNDGASKVGFSAPSVAGQAAVVAQAVASAGIDPRTISYVEAHGTGTAMGDPIEVAALSQVYGASTGDRQWCGIGSVKGNIGHLSQAAGIVGIAKAVLALENEMIPPVVHYETPNPNIDFENSPFYVVGSLSALKGNGVPPRVGVSSFGVGGTNTHIVMEQAPPRVASTRAPAEAHALQLSAGSASALATMAANLARHLDENPGADLGDVAFTLRVGRTERKHRGLVVARDTADAAAALRDPKRLMTGEVTVPGKVAFLFPGQGAQYVGMGSGLYLAEPAYSAAIDQCMEVLGAEFRKIYFDPNAGELLRQTQWTQPALFVVEYALAKLWESWGVRPSAMIGHSIGEYVAATLAGVFSLHDALRLVAVRGRLMQSLPAGSMLAVMLDEADLIKRLPEGVTVAAVNGPACVVAGETAAIKAFAATLEADGVGSRKLQTSHAFHSAMMDPILETFQAEVAKTVRSVPSLPFLSNVTGTWITPQQAVDPAYWASHLRQPVRFAACVASLREVEGPWTFLECGPGRQLSGLVRSQLPRDSAPPVQSLPDMARSEPEVATLYAAAGRLWVAGVQLEAERFGPAGARVQLPTYPYERVRHWVEPDSAEFQDRDSAGDTGTAPLVPREWFAVPTWRALRPSERTEALESCMVFVDGPRGDALAEALRAAGTEVTVVRHGEEYSLAEPAPARVVHACALDGEPAGTDLDAAWRAQEVGYFSALALVKAIAASSREIHVDLITSETEDAVSGGLRRPEHATLGGISRVAPLEVNGLTIRRIDVDARTEPQEMIAELRRPVQGSSEITVRAGRRWGLDFAQVTLDDDEPELREGGCYLITGGLGGIGIKVAEDLAQRTRGVIVLISRTDVLPPREQWEDHLARHGVIDRAGRAIAAIRRMERAGATVAVMTADVAELADLRAVRHQIDVNGWKMAGIVHSAGRAGMGMIEVKEVAAAADVMRPKVTGTLALQAVFGDLPLDFVLLFSSITAVAGGMGQTDYCAANAFQDAYARSRHGWNAQVISMNWGRWEEVGMAAEIATRATAHLRPDQSANAAINHPVLTARREEMIQGEIGPDSHWVLDEHRIGGVAVMPGTAHLECARAAVSFLVQNPGGDAVVELSELSFLEPLGVPDGETARYRITMDADGDFQIQDGPGRMLAEFRGQWVQRRESATVDVAAIKQRSRLIPPGRAVSEGHRTGVVSYGTRWDCLRETYTGKGEDLALIEAPPAAAADLDRWVLNPALLDIATSFGFFNGEGSFLPLAYGKVVVLDRLPAAFYSHLRYQESPTPGLLSAAVTLMDTDGRVLVEIDDFTLRRVDREEVSNNLSAGKPAVQDTNPEGSGEESISPVEGVRALRRVLAGNIGRQVAVLPIRVATVQERVKRVAAEYHSGAGSNRKGGSAESAASDASYVAPRTVMEERLVEVWQNVLGVSRVGVEDDFFAIGGNSLVAVQLVSHLRKALRVKLPMRTLFETPTVAGLVQRVEKLRSEAAAAPTVVAERPLAEALGD from the coding sequence GTGCATAACGAACAGCATACACACGACGACGGCACCCATACGGACGCCGCGAGCGTCGAGCCCATCGCGATCATCGGGCTCGCCGTGCGGGTGCCGGGCGCCGAGAACGAGAAAGAGTTCTGGCAGAACCTGGTGGACGGCAAGGAGTCGATCCGCTTCTACACCCGCGAAGAGCAGATGGCGATGGGCGTGAGCGCCTCGACGCTCGACCAGCCCACCTGGGTGTCGGCTGCCCCGGTGATGCCGCACATGGAGTCGTTCGACGCGGAGCTGTTCGGGATGACGAAGCGGGAGGTGGAGCTCACCGACCCGCACCACCGGACGTTCCTGGAGCTGTCGAACACCGCCTTCGAGGACGCCGGCTACGACCCCGCGCGCTTCGAGGGCGCCGTGGGCGTCTACGCCGGCGCCGGGCACCTGCGCTACCAGTGGCTCAACCTCCGCAAGAATCGCCAGTTCTGGTCGGGCGCCGGGGGCCAGCTCTCGGTCACCGTCTCCAACTCGCCGGACTACGTGGCTACGACGGCCTCGTACAAGCTGAACCTGCGCGGCCCCAGCCTCACGGTGCAGACCGCCTGCTCCACCGCGGCCGTGGCGCTGCACCTGGCGTGCGAGGCGCTGCGCAACGGCGAGTGCGAGATGGCGCTGGCCGGGGGCGCCAACATCGAGCTCCCGCACGGCGTGGGCTACGCATCGGTGGAGGGCTTCACCTCTCCCGACGGCCACTGCCGCCCGTTCGACGCCGCCGCGGAGGGCACGCTGTGGGGCTCGGGCGCCGGCGTGGTGCTGGTGAAGCGGCTGGCCGACGCCATCGCTGACGGCGACAACGTGCGGGCCGTCATCCTGGGCAACGCCATCAACAACGACGGCGCGTCCAAGGTGGGCTTCTCGGCCCCCAGCGTGGCGGGGCAGGCCGCGGTCGTCGCGCAGGCGGTGGCGAGCGCCGGCATCGACCCGCGCACCATCTCGTACGTCGAGGCGCACGGCACCGGCACCGCCATGGGCGACCCCATCGAGGTCGCGGCGCTGTCGCAGGTCTACGGCGCCTCCACCGGCGACCGGCAGTGGTGCGGAATCGGGTCGGTGAAGGGGAACATCGGCCACCTCAGCCAGGCCGCGGGGATCGTGGGGATCGCCAAGGCCGTGCTGGCGCTGGAGAACGAGATGATCCCGCCGGTGGTGCACTACGAGACCCCGAACCCCAACATCGACTTCGAGAACAGCCCGTTCTACGTGGTCGGCTCGCTCTCCGCGCTCAAGGGGAACGGCGTGCCGCCGCGGGTGGGCGTCAGCTCGTTCGGCGTGGGCGGCACCAACACGCACATCGTGATGGAGCAGGCGCCCCCGCGGGTGGCCAGCACGCGCGCGCCGGCCGAGGCCCACGCGCTGCAGCTTTCCGCCGGCTCCGCTTCCGCCCTCGCCACCATGGCGGCGAACCTCGCGCGCCACCTGGACGAGAACCCGGGCGCGGACCTGGGCGACGTCGCCTTCACGCTGCGGGTGGGGCGTACGGAGCGAAAGCACCGCGGGCTGGTGGTGGCCCGCGACACGGCCGACGCGGCGGCGGCGCTGCGCGATCCCAAGCGGCTGATGACGGGGGAGGTGACCGTCCCCGGCAAGGTGGCCTTCCTCTTTCCGGGGCAGGGCGCGCAGTACGTGGGGATGGGCTCCGGGCTGTACCTGGCCGAGCCGGCGTACTCGGCGGCCATCGACCAGTGCATGGAGGTGCTGGGCGCGGAGTTCCGCAAGATCTACTTCGACCCCAACGCGGGTGAGCTGCTGCGCCAGACGCAGTGGACGCAGCCGGCGCTCTTCGTGGTGGAGTACGCGCTCGCCAAGCTGTGGGAGAGCTGGGGTGTGCGCCCCTCGGCGATGATCGGCCACTCCATCGGCGAGTACGTGGCCGCCACGCTGGCCGGCGTCTTCTCCCTGCACGACGCGCTGCGGCTGGTGGCGGTGCGCGGACGGCTGATGCAGTCGCTCCCCGCCGGCTCCATGCTCGCCGTGATGCTGGACGAGGCCGACCTCATCAAGCGGCTGCCGGAGGGGGTCACCGTGGCCGCCGTCAACGGCCCCGCGTGCGTGGTGGCCGGCGAGACGGCGGCGATCAAGGCCTTCGCGGCCACCCTGGAGGCAGACGGGGTGGGCTCGCGCAAGCTGCAGACCTCGCACGCCTTCCACTCCGCCATGATGGACCCGATTCTGGAGACGTTCCAGGCCGAGGTCGCCAAGACGGTGCGGTCGGTGCCGTCGCTCCCCTTCCTCTCCAACGTCACCGGCACCTGGATCACGCCGCAGCAGGCGGTGGACCCGGCGTACTGGGCGAGCCACCTGCGCCAGCCGGTGCGCTTTGCCGCCTGCGTGGCGTCGCTGCGCGAGGTGGAGGGGCCGTGGACCTTCCTGGAGTGTGGCCCGGGGCGGCAGCTCAGCGGGCTGGTGCGGTCGCAGCTTCCGCGTGACTCCGCGCCCCCGGTGCAGAGCCTGCCGGACATGGCGCGCAGCGAGCCGGAGGTGGCGACGCTCTACGCCGCGGCCGGGCGCCTGTGGGTGGCCGGTGTGCAGCTGGAGGCCGAGCGGTTCGGGCCGGCCGGTGCCCGGGTGCAGCTTCCCACCTACCCGTACGAGCGCGTGCGCCACTGGGTGGAGCCGGACAGCGCCGAGTTCCAGGACCGCGACAGCGCCGGCGACACCGGCACCGCGCCCCTGGTGCCGCGCGAGTGGTTCGCCGTGCCCACCTGGCGTGCGCTGCGCCCCAGCGAGCGCACGGAGGCGCTGGAGTCGTGCATGGTCTTCGTGGACGGGCCTCGCGGCGACGCGCTGGCCGAGGCCCTGCGCGCCGCGGGCACCGAGGTGACGGTGGTGCGCCACGGCGAGGAGTACAGCCTGGCCGAGCCGGCCCCCGCGCGGGTGGTGCACGCCTGCGCGCTGGACGGCGAGCCGGCGGGCACGGACCTGGACGCCGCCTGGCGAGCGCAGGAGGTCGGCTACTTCAGCGCCCTGGCGCTGGTGAAGGCGATCGCCGCGTCGAGCCGCGAGATCCACGTAGACCTGATCACCTCGGAGACGGAGGACGCGGTCTCGGGCGGGCTGCGCCGTCCCGAGCACGCCACGCTGGGCGGGATCTCGCGGGTGGCGCCGCTGGAGGTGAACGGGCTCACCATACGGCGCATCGACGTGGACGCGCGCACCGAGCCGCAGGAGATGATCGCCGAGCTGCGCAGGCCGGTGCAGGGCTCCAGCGAGATCACCGTGCGCGCGGGCAGGCGCTGGGGGCTGGACTTCGCGCAGGTGACGCTGGACGACGACGAGCCGGAGCTGCGCGAGGGCGGCTGCTACCTGATCACCGGCGGCCTGGGCGGCATCGGCATCAAGGTGGCCGAGGACCTGGCGCAGCGCACGCGCGGCGTCATCGTGCTGATCTCGCGCACCGACGTGCTGCCGCCGCGCGAGCAGTGGGAGGACCACCTCGCCCGGCACGGCGTCATCGACCGCGCGGGACGCGCCATCGCGGCGATCCGCCGGATGGAGCGCGCCGGGGCCACCGTCGCCGTGATGACGGCGGACGTGGCGGAGCTGGCGGACCTTCGTGCGGTGCGCCACCAGATCGACGTCAACGGCTGGAAGATGGCGGGCATCGTCCACTCCGCCGGGCGCGCGGGGATGGGGATGATCGAGGTCAAGGAGGTGGCCGCGGCCGCCGACGTGATGCGCCCCAAGGTGACCGGCACGCTGGCGCTGCAGGCGGTGTTCGGCGACCTCCCGCTCGACTTCGTCCTCCTCTTCTCCTCCATCACCGCCGTCGCGGGCGGCATGGGGCAGACGGACTACTGCGCGGCCAACGCCTTCCAGGACGCCTACGCCCGCTCGCGCCACGGCTGGAACGCGCAGGTGATCTCCATGAACTGGGGACGGTGGGAAGAGGTGGGGATGGCGGCCGAGATCGCCACCCGCGCCACCGCCCACCTGCGTCCGGACCAGTCCGCCAACGCGGCCATCAACCACCCGGTGCTCACCGCGCGACGCGAGGAGATGATCCAGGGCGAGATCGGGCCGGACAGCCACTGGGTGCTGGACGAGCACCGCATCGGCGGGGTGGCCGTGATGCCGGGCACCGCGCACCTGGAGTGCGCCCGCGCCGCGGTCAGCTTCCTGGTGCAGAACCCCGGCGGGGACGCGGTGGTGGAGCTCAGCGAGCTCAGCTTCCTGGAGCCGCTGGGGGTGCCCGACGGCGAGACCGCCCGCTACCGCATCACGATGGACGCGGACGGCGACTTCCAGATCCAGGACGGGCCCGGCCGCATGCTGGCCGAGTTCCGGGGCCAGTGGGTGCAGCGCCGCGAGAGCGCCACTGTGGACGTGGCGGCCATCAAGCAGCGCAGCCGCCTGATACCCCCGGGCCGCGCGGTCTCCGAGGGGCACCGCACCGGGGTGGTGAGCTACGGCACCCGCTGGGACTGCCTGCGCGAGACCTACACCGGCAAGGGCGAGGACCTGGCGCTCATCGAGGCGCCCCCCGCGGCCGCCGCGGACCTGGACCGCTGGGTCCTGAACCCGGCGCTGCTGGACATCGCCACCTCGTTCGGCTTCTTCAACGGCGAGGGAAGCTTCCTGCCGCTGGCCTACGGCAAGGTGGTAGTGCTGGACCGGCTCCCGGCCGCCTTCTACAGCCACCTGCGCTACCAGGAGTCGCCCACGCCGGGCCTCCTTTCCGCGGCCGTCACGCTGATGGACACCGACGGCAGGGTGCTGGTGGAGATCGACGACTTCACCCTGCGCCGGGTGGACCGCGAGGAGGTCTCCAACAACCTCAGCGCGGGCAAGCCGGCGGTGCAGGACACCAACCCCGAAGGCTCCGGCGAGGAGAGCATCAGCCCCGTGGAGGGGGTGCGGGCGCTGCGCCGCGTGCTGGCCGGCAACATCGGCCGCCAGGTGGCCGTGCTTCCCATCCGGGTGGCGACGGTGCAGGAGCGCGTCAAGCGCGTCGCCGCCGAGTACCACTCCGGCGCCGGCTCCAACCGCAAGGGCGGTTCGGCGGAGTCCGCCGCCTCGGACGCCAGCTACGTGGCGCCGCGCACGGTGATGGAGGAGCGGCTGGTGGAGGTGTGGCAGAACGTGCTCGGCGTGAGCCGCGTGGGCGTGGAGGACGACTTCTTCGCCATCGGCGGCAACTCGCTGGTCGCCGTGCAGCTCGTGTCGCACCTGCGCAAGGCGCTGCGGGTGAAGCTGCCCATGCGCACCCTGTTCGAGACCCCCACCGTCGCGGGGCTCGTGCAGCGGGTGGAGAAGCTGCGCTCCGAAGCGGCGGCCGCCCCCACGGTCGTGGCGGAGCGGCCCCTGGCCGAGGCACTCGGTGACTGA
- a CDS encoding amino acid adenylation domain-containing protein, translated as MVDTLRPGEHLHARRTLPEVILAHARLTPEAVAVRQWATVLTYRDLVSRAAAIAQELRDLGAGPETMVGLCAGREPDTLAALLGVWFAGAAYVPVDLANPGPRARGILADAGARIVIADAAGRERLEGGDFLFVDPRRPAHAAVEPEEIRPSFAGPENLAYVMYTSGSSGQPKGVLTTHQNLADWVAGCPVWLNGIGPEMRALALHSLAFDASCYDLLVPLAHGGAVQLVDEDDRADPSRLQRFMSEHQVTWAAAPPGLAALLEPSALSSLEALIVGGEVVPSQLVAKWTSGSGCRFYHAYGPTEATVVQVATELSGEWTTPLPLGSALPGQRLYVLGEDGAAVGTGEEGELCIAGTGVARGYLNQPALTAERFVQEPGSHVPGSRMYRTGDIVRLLPDGGLAFVGRRDGQAQVRGQRVEVGEVEAAVREHPDVGSVAVVATTVRENTELVGFLVPANGRRPGADQLRDFVSARVPSAMVPRHLEWVEQLPLSVSGKIDRKRLAELASHILGNGNGKGNGKAAPGRADAAPPEVAVLWQRVMGGEAPARDADFFALGGHSLDAMRLAAAIRGELGRDLEVADIFAARTLDALTERVSVAAPLEAAELVIGQLPMLSAAQRRLWFLDKLMPGFAAYNVVFAERLRGELDADALRTALTAVAERQTVLRWRITDEEGQPVAVCDRPVAVQMPVVEIAEAEIPGVLARTVGQGFDLAKGPLWSAVLYRVGPNDHVLVLSFHHAIMDGWSQEIFNADLSAAYRQITTGGSHRLPDLDFGFADYVAWRAARDVARAETDLHWWAEHLRGAPSALHLPHDRAPLPLRSNNGTSLGIDMDEALDRSVRELAGALGVTPPMVVLAALTQALHRLDGSTDRLVGAVVADRGLAATHDVVGFFIDIVPLRLRASGEGSFATAVRAASEELRAASAHPGATLEQIVDALGVTRQPGVSPLVQVVFNAYSFGPPRLALDGVQAQALTVPMRGAPVELTVYLVERGGRLALDLRYDSDLYAAERIRRLGADLLDLLTHLAAAPERPIAEAPTRFRTDCVSEAAVAPPAPVQLPPSIGGPTPTERMVADVWCAVLDVPHVRATDNFFDIGGDSFSLVQVQARLSEAASRPVALIDLFRFPSVRQLAVHLDGGAKESELIGSARLIAAQRARNRGRRHRA; from the coding sequence ATGGTTGATACACTTCGGCCGGGCGAGCACCTCCACGCCCGGCGGACGCTCCCGGAGGTGATCCTCGCGCACGCCCGGCTCACCCCGGAAGCGGTGGCCGTGCGGCAGTGGGCCACGGTGCTCACGTACCGCGACCTGGTGTCGCGCGCCGCCGCCATCGCCCAGGAGCTGCGCGACCTGGGCGCGGGGCCGGAGACGATGGTGGGGCTGTGCGCGGGCCGCGAGCCGGACACGCTCGCCGCGCTGCTCGGCGTCTGGTTCGCCGGCGCCGCGTACGTGCCGGTGGACCTCGCCAACCCAGGGCCGCGGGCGCGCGGCATCCTGGCCGACGCGGGTGCCCGTATCGTCATCGCCGACGCGGCGGGGCGGGAGCGGCTGGAAGGTGGGGACTTCCTGTTCGTGGACCCGCGCCGCCCCGCGCACGCCGCAGTGGAGCCGGAGGAGATCCGCCCGAGCTTCGCCGGGCCGGAGAACCTGGCGTACGTGATGTACACGTCGGGCTCCAGCGGCCAGCCCAAGGGGGTGCTCACCACGCACCAGAACCTCGCGGACTGGGTGGCGGGGTGCCCGGTGTGGCTCAACGGGATCGGGCCGGAGATGCGCGCGCTGGCGCTCCACTCGCTCGCCTTCGACGCATCGTGCTACGACCTGCTGGTGCCGCTGGCGCACGGCGGAGCGGTGCAGCTGGTGGACGAGGACGACCGCGCCGACCCATCGCGCCTGCAGCGCTTCATGAGCGAACACCAGGTCACCTGGGCGGCGGCGCCGCCGGGGCTGGCGGCGCTGCTGGAGCCATCCGCGCTTTCCAGCCTGGAGGCGCTGATCGTGGGGGGCGAGGTGGTGCCGTCGCAGCTCGTGGCGAAGTGGACCTCGGGCTCGGGGTGCCGCTTCTACCACGCGTACGGCCCCACCGAGGCCACTGTGGTGCAGGTCGCCACGGAGCTGAGCGGGGAGTGGACGACCCCGCTCCCGCTGGGCTCGGCGCTTCCGGGGCAGCGGCTGTACGTGCTGGGCGAGGACGGCGCGGCGGTGGGGACGGGCGAGGAGGGCGAGCTGTGCATCGCCGGCACCGGCGTCGCACGCGGCTACCTGAACCAGCCGGCGCTCACCGCAGAGCGCTTCGTGCAGGAGCCGGGCAGCCACGTGCCGGGTTCCCGGATGTACCGCACGGGCGACATCGTGCGGCTCCTTCCCGACGGCGGGCTGGCGTTCGTGGGGCGCCGCGACGGCCAGGCGCAGGTGCGCGGCCAGCGGGTGGAGGTGGGCGAGGTGGAGGCCGCGGTGCGCGAGCACCCGGACGTCGGCAGCGTGGCGGTGGTCGCCACGACCGTGCGGGAGAACACCGAGCTGGTCGGCTTCCTGGTGCCGGCGAACGGGCGGCGCCCCGGAGCCGACCAGCTCCGCGACTTCGTCTCCGCGCGGGTGCCCTCCGCGATGGTGCCGCGCCACCTGGAGTGGGTGGAGCAGCTTCCGCTTTCCGTGAGCGGCAAGATCGACCGCAAGCGGCTGGCCGAGCTCGCCTCGCACATCCTGGGCAACGGCAACGGCAAGGGGAACGGCAAGGCCGCCCCGGGCCGTGCGGACGCGGCGCCGCCGGAGGTGGCGGTGCTCTGGCAGCGGGTGATGGGGGGCGAGGCGCCCGCGCGCGACGCCGACTTCTTTGCGCTCGGCGGTCACTCGCTGGACGCGATGCGCCTGGCCGCCGCCATCCGGGGAGAGCTCGGGCGCGACCTGGAGGTGGCGGACATCTTCGCGGCCCGCACGCTGGACGCCCTCACCGAGCGGGTGTCGGTGGCGGCGCCACTGGAGGCAGCCGAGCTGGTGATCGGGCAGCTTCCGATGCTCTCGGCCGCGCAGCGGCGGCTGTGGTTCCTCGACAAGCTGATGCCGGGCTTCGCGGCGTACAACGTCGTCTTCGCCGAGCGGCTGCGCGGCGAGCTGGACGCCGACGCGCTGCGCACGGCGCTGACCGCGGTGGCCGAGCGGCAGACGGTGCTCCGCTGGAGGATCACCGACGAGGAGGGCCAGCCGGTGGCCGTGTGCGACCGCCCCGTCGCCGTGCAGATGCCGGTGGTGGAGATCGCCGAAGCGGAGATCCCGGGGGTGCTCGCGCGCACCGTCGGCCAGGGGTTCGACCTGGCGAAGGGCCCGCTCTGGTCCGCCGTGCTGTACCGCGTCGGGCCAAACGACCACGTCCTGGTGCTGTCGTTCCACCACGCGATCATGGACGGCTGGTCGCAGGAGATCTTCAACGCGGACCTCTCCGCCGCGTACCGCCAGATCACCACGGGCGGCTCGCATCGGCTGCCGGATCTGGACTTCGGCTTCGCGGACTACGTCGCCTGGCGCGCGGCGCGGGACGTGGCGCGCGCGGAGACCGACCTGCACTGGTGGGCCGAGCACCTGCGCGGCGCCCCGAGTGCCCTCCACCTCCCCCACGATCGCGCGCCGCTCCCCCTGCGCAGCAACAACGGGACGTCGCTCGGCATCGACATGGACGAGGCGCTCGACCGCTCGGTGCGGGAGCTTGCCGGCGCGCTGGGCGTGACCCCGCCGATGGTGGTGCTGGCGGCGCTGACCCAGGCGCTGCACCGGCTCGACGGCTCCACCGACCGCCTGGTGGGCGCCGTGGTGGCCGACCGCGGGCTGGCCGCGACCCACGACGTCGTCGGCTTCTTCATCGACATCGTGCCGCTGCGCCTGCGCGCCTCGGGCGAGGGGAGCTTCGCCACGGCGGTGCGCGCGGCCAGCGAGGAGCTGCGCGCCGCCAGCGCGCACCCCGGCGCCACGCTGGAGCAGATCGTGGACGCGCTGGGCGTGACGCGCCAGCCGGGGGTCTCGCCGCTGGTGCAGGTGGTGTTCAACGCCTACAGCTTCGGGCCGCCCCGGCTCGCGCTGGACGGGGTGCAGGCGCAGGCGCTGACGGTGCCGATGCGCGGCGCCCCCGTGGAGCTGACCGTCTACCTGGTGGAACGGGGCGGCCGGCTGGCGCTGGACCTCCGCTACGACTCCGACCTCTACGCCGCGGAACGCATCCGCAGGCTGGGGGCCGACCTGCTGGACCTCCTCACCCACCTGGCCGCCGCCCCGGAGCGGCCGATCGCGGAGGCGCCGACCCGCTTCCGCACCGACTGCGTGAGCGAAGCCGCCGTCGCCCCCCCGGCGCCGGTGCAGCTCCCCCCGTCCATCGGGGGGCCCACGCCCACGGAGCGCATGGTGGCAGACGTCTGGTGCGCGGTGCTGGACGTTCCGCACGTGCGCGCCACCGACAACTTCTTCGACATCGGAGGTGACTCTTTCTCCCTGGTGCAGGTGCAGGCCCGCCTCAGCGAGGCAGCGAGCAGGCCCGTAGCCCTCATCGACCTGTTCCGATTTCCATCCGTACGACAGCTCGCCGTCCATCTGGACGGCGGAGCCAAGGAGTCCGAGCTCATCGGGTCGGCGCGACTGATCGCCGCCCAGCGGGCCCGCAACCGGGGAAGGAGACACCGTGCATAA